Proteins encoded in a region of the Cetobacterium ceti genome:
- a CDS encoding SIR2 family protein — MSFFDKLKGEKKVNLFLGDFIGRLIGYPTRAELCKILSKEMKEGIKSYIKNDNSLFQISQGYLDAVVDSRSNLLNKLKGFYEYKKIKSDFYETILNSGKINSIVTINFDTSLEDFYSDRVIKNTVYCEELKDEEGKIPLYKMLGDFDNLEKVCVSNQDFRKLCVLPFYKKFWEEVRDNMNNYPTVFLGTDLDDPDFLYILEKIAHKKELNNMYMITSSSVVTPHASEILNNYGIKILKEDEMQFLRELKNNEEIITEEVVLEKKMYR; from the coding sequence ATGAGTTTTTTTGATAAATTAAAGGGAGAAAAAAAGGTTAACCTTTTTTTAGGTGATTTTATTGGAAGATTAATTGGTTATCCTACTAGAGCTGAGTTGTGTAAAATATTATCAAAGGAAATGAAGGAAGGAATAAAATCCTATATTAAGAATGATAATTCTTTATTTCAAATTTCACAGGGATATTTAGATGCAGTAGTAGATAGTAGAAGCAATTTATTAAATAAATTAAAAGGGTTTTATGAGTATAAAAAAATAAAAAGTGATTTTTATGAAACTATTTTAAATTCAGGGAAAATTAATTCAATAGTTACTATAAACTTTGATACTTCCCTAGAAGATTTTTATTCAGATAGGGTTATAAAAAATACTGTTTATTGTGAAGAGTTAAAAGATGAAGAGGGAAAAATTCCTCTATATAAAATGTTAGGAGATTTTGATAATTTAGAAAAGGTATGTGTATCAAATCAAGATTTTAGAAAATTATGTGTGCTACCTTTTTATAAAAAGTTTTGGGAAGAAGTAAGAGATAATATGAATAATTATCCCACTGTTTTCCTAGGAACAGATTTAGATGATCCAGATTTTCTATATATTTTAGAAAAAATAGCTCATAAAAAAGAATTAAATAATATGTACATGATAACATCTTCATCGGTTGTAACACCACATGCCAGTGAAATTTTAAACAATTATGGGATTAAAATTTTAAAAGAGGATGAAATGCAGTTTTTAAGAGAACTAAAAAATAATGAAGAAATTATAACTGAGGAAGTGGTTCTTGAAAAAAAGATGTACAGGTAA
- a CDS encoding nucleotidyltransferase family protein, with the protein MFSKKLNREEFFQEFSITEEYFESTGLNWDELEKIYEDYLKLVPYLEKEAEHVVSKLIDGDGVHSVRRRVKRPKHLIEKIVRKGKKYVDRNINVDNYKEIVTDLIGIRVLHLFKDDWKSIHEEITKLWDTKEVPQINIRRGDYNLEKLRESIAGLNCDIIVRDHGYRSIHYLIGVPVTKTDEIYVEIQVRTVFEEAWSEIDHIIRYPYDVDNPVLTEYLGIFNRIVGSADEMGMFIKKMKKEFSNSTEDSKTSRELDMKFR; encoded by the coding sequence ATGTTTAGCAAAAAACTTAATAGGGAAGAGTTTTTTCAAGAGTTTTCTATAACAGAGGAATATTTTGAATCAACTGGCCTTAACTGGGATGAATTGGAAAAGATATATGAGGATTACTTGAAATTGGTGCCCTATTTGGAAAAGGAAGCTGAGCATGTGGTGTCAAAATTAATTGATGGAGATGGAGTACACTCTGTTAGAAGAAGAGTGAAAAGACCAAAACATCTAATAGAAAAAATTGTAAGAAAAGGGAAAAAATACGTAGATAGAAATATAAACGTAGATAATTACAAGGAAATTGTCACAGATTTAATTGGAATTAGGGTTTTACATCTTTTTAAAGATGATTGGAAAAGTATTCATGAGGAGATTACAAAACTTTGGGACACAAAGGAAGTTCCCCAGATAAATATTAGAAGGGGAGATTATAATCTTGAAAAATTAAGGGAAAGTATTGCAGGATTAAACTGTGATATTATAGTAAGGGATCATGGATATAGATCAATACATTATTTAATAGGAGTTCCTGTTACAAAAACAGATGAAATTTATGTGGAGATTCAAGTTAGAACAGTATTTGAAGAAGCTTGGAGTGAAATAGATCATATAATTAGATACCCATATGATGTGGATAATCCTGTTTTGACTGAATACTTAGGAATATTCAATAGAATAGTTGGAAGTGCAGATGAAATGGGAATGTTTATTAAAAAGATGAAAAAAGAATTTAGTAATAGCACTGAAGATAGTAAAACATCTAGAGAATTAGATATGAAGTTTAGATAG
- a CDS encoding alpha-amylase family protein, whose amino-acid sequence MEKEIQRQVHLDFHTSEFIENIGEKFNGEEFAKTLNEAHINSVTTFGRCHHGWLYYPSKKHPHLIHPHLQNKNLLIEQIDSCHKLGIKVPIYTTVQWDGRIMREFPQWLSIDENGDYINTQNIPEPHFYNTICLNSPYRQFFKEHILDIIETLGKERVDGFFLDILFKVDCNCDICIENMLKLNMNIKNKDERLIYSSIMLDEFRREISALIKQEVPKATIFFNSSHVGPNFKKALDVYSHLELESLPSGGWGYDHFPGTVRYARNLGKDIFGMTGKFHTYWGDFHSFKNKEALEFECFNMLTLGAGCSIGDQLHPNGKLSKGTYDLIGEVYGQVKRKEKYCVNGKPLTEIALLTPEEFYKPNEGGLSPSLIGAMRMLQEMAYQFDIIDSSMDFSKYKLLILPDMIFYNLNLYNKLKNYINQGGKIISSYLSMIDKTNNNNLFSLKYLGDSPFERNFILPNDILGKNLPKEEHVMYLRGIHMENIGDSIILNTIEPYFDRKGELFCSHQHAPSSGKIGYPGAIKGDNYIYFSHGIFNIYRKNGAKWCKEIIKDSIELLLPKKLLSHNGPNSLITSLNIQENTSRILLHLLNYSVEKPSQDIYTIQDKVTLQNISFNLNLNKNITSIFKESTQEEISFIDKDDNSLDFILDELSGHEIIIINYKEKL is encoded by the coding sequence ATGGAAAAAGAGATACAAAGACAAGTCCATTTAGACTTTCATACTAGTGAGTTTATAGAGAATATTGGTGAAAAATTCAATGGGGAAGAGTTTGCTAAAACTTTAAATGAAGCCCATATAAATTCTGTAACAACCTTTGGAAGATGTCATCACGGTTGGCTTTACTATCCTTCTAAAAAGCATCCCCACTTAATACATCCCCATTTGCAAAATAAAAATCTTTTAATTGAACAAATAGATTCTTGTCATAAACTAGGAATTAAAGTTCCTATTTATACAACTGTTCAATGGGATGGAAGAATTATGAGAGAATTTCCCCAATGGCTTTCCATTGATGAAAATGGAGATTATATAAATACTCAAAATATTCCAGAACCTCATTTTTATAATACCATCTGTTTAAATAGTCCTTATAGGCAGTTTTTTAAGGAGCATATTTTAGATATTATTGAAACCCTTGGAAAAGAAAGAGTTGATGGTTTCTTTTTAGATATTTTATTTAAAGTAGATTGTAACTGTGATATCTGTATTGAAAATATGTTAAAACTAAATATGAATATTAAAAATAAAGATGAAAGATTGATTTATTCCTCAATAATGTTAGATGAATTTAGAAGAGAAATTTCAGCCTTAATAAAACAAGAAGTTCCTAAGGCTACTATTTTTTTCAATAGCTCCCATGTGGGTCCTAATTTTAAAAAGGCTTTAGATGTATACTCCCATTTAGAATTAGAATCTCTTCCCAGTGGTGGATGGGGTTATGATCATTTCCCAGGAACAGTTCGTTATGCTAGAAATTTAGGGAAAGATATTTTTGGAATGACAGGGAAATTTCATACCTATTGGGGAGATTTCCACTCCTTTAAAAATAAAGAAGCCTTAGAATTTGAATGTTTTAATATGTTAACCCTAGGAGCTGGATGCTCCATAGGAGATCAACTCCATCCAAATGGAAAACTTTCCAAGGGAACTTATGATTTAATTGGAGAGGTTTACGGTCAAGTAAAAAGAAAAGAAAAATATTGTGTCAATGGAAAACCTTTAACAGAAATTGCTCTACTTACTCCTGAAGAGTTTTATAAGCCTAATGAAGGTGGATTATCTCCATCTTTAATAGGTGCCATGAGAATGTTACAAGAAATGGCTTATCAATTTGATATTATTGATTCTTCCATGGATTTTTCAAAATATAAGCTTCTTATTCTTCCAGATATGATTTTTTATAATTTAAATTTATATAATAAATTAAAAAACTATATAAACCAAGGAGGAAAAATAATCAGCTCCTATTTATCCATGATAGACAAAACCAATAATAACAATTTATTTTCTTTAAAATATTTAGGAGATTCTCCCTTTGAAAGAAATTTCATTCTTCCCAATGATATTTTAGGAAAAAATCTTCCTAAAGAGGAACATGTTATGTATCTTCGAGGAATACATATGGAAAATATAGGTGATTCTATTATTCTAAATACTATTGAACCATATTTTGATAGAAAAGGAGAATTATTTTGTTCCCATCAACATGCTCCCTCCTCTGGAAAAATTGGTTACCCTGGAGCCATAAAAGGAGATAACTATATTTATTTTTCCCATGGTATTTTTAATATTTATAGAAAAAACGGAGCCAAGTGGTGTAAAGAAATAATAAAAGACAGTATAGAATTACTTTTACCTAAAAAATTACTATCTCATAATGGCCCTAATTCTTTAATAACATCCTTAAATATTCAAGAAAATACATCTAGAATTTTACTTCACTTACTTAATTATTCTGTGGAAAAACCTTCTCAGGACATCTATACAATTCAAGATAAAGTAACTTTACAAAATATAAGTTTTAATCTTAATTTAAATAAAAATATTACTTCTATTTTCAAAGAAAGTACCCAAGAGGAAATCTCTTTTATTGACAAGGACGATAATTCCCTTGATTTTATTTTAGACGAACTTTCTGGTCATGAAATAATTATTATTAATTACAAAGAAAAGCTGTGA
- a CDS encoding carbohydrate ABC transporter permease yields the protein MPKQNKKQIITIYSFLIFLSLSFIGPMIFTIFSSLKNNSEIFSAPFSFPTIARIENYIDAWNGAKMGKYFFNSLGISISTVILLAFTASMVSFVLSRFNFRFNKYLSIFFLLGMMIPMQSILVPISYFISVLGLKNNLVALVLIYVAFSLPFSILVLTGFMRGINNSLIEAAIIDGASFWKVYSKIVFPLTMPAIATISIFNFLGAWNNIIFPLLFINDDKLKPITLGLLNFNGERGSEYGLLMAAIAITVLIPLVIYMLFQEKIESGLSAGAIKE from the coding sequence TTGCCTAAACAAAATAAAAAACAAATTATAACCATATATTCCTTTTTAATATTTTTAAGTTTATCCTTTATTGGACCTATGATTTTCACCATATTTTCATCCTTAAAAAATAATAGTGAAATTTTCTCAGCTCCCTTTTCATTTCCAACCATAGCTAGAATTGAAAATTATATTGATGCTTGGAATGGAGCAAAAATGGGGAAATATTTTTTCAACAGTTTAGGAATATCCATTTCTACAGTTATTCTTCTTGCTTTTACAGCTTCTATGGTTTCCTTTGTATTATCTCGTTTTAATTTTAGATTTAATAAATATCTTTCTATATTTTTTCTTCTTGGAATGATGATTCCCATGCAAAGTATTTTAGTTCCAATTTCATATTTCATAAGTGTTTTAGGATTAAAAAATAATCTTGTGGCTTTGGTATTAATATATGTTGCTTTTTCTTTACCCTTTAGTATTTTAGTTTTAACAGGTTTTATGAGAGGGATTAATAATTCCCTTATTGAGGCTGCCATAATTGATGGTGCAAGTTTTTGGAAGGTCTATTCTAAAATAGTTTTTCCCCTTACAATGCCCGCTATTGCCACCATATCAATTTTTAATTTTTTAGGTGCTTGGAATAATATTATTTTCCCACTTTTATTTATAAATGATGATAAATTAAAACCTATTACTCTAGGACTTCTAAATTTCAATGGAGAAAGAGGATCAGAATATGGATTACTAATGGCGGCCATTGCCATTACTGTTTTAATTCCCCTTGTGATATATATGCTTTTCCAAGAAAAAATAGAAAGTGGTTTAAGTGCAGGAGCTATTAAAGAATAA
- a CDS encoding carbohydrate ABC transporter permease produces the protein MIKISSKWDKILIFGFIFPALFIYIAFQIIPLLGAFLFSIGDWNGMAASPIKFVGLNNYKNLIGDKSFLLSLKNMFKMVFFSVLFHTPIALLLAVAINTKCRGHRLFKAIFFVPTIFPLTAVGLMWYFIFMPNGALNLLLKFLDLHKYALPWLIDKTTAMNTVIFVNIWAGVGFYMVILLAGLTTIPQELYEAAEIDGANEIQKFFLITIPMLKPILGICIVMDIIGSIKVFDLIFAMTEGGPNGLTNLPTTLLYYESFRYDNFGKGSAIGVVLLFLTLSLTILSKYLTREKGVKKVA, from the coding sequence ATGATAAAAATAAGTAGCAAATGGGATAAAATATTAATTTTTGGTTTTATTTTTCCTGCACTTTTTATCTATATTGCCTTTCAAATAATTCCTCTTCTAGGAGCATTTTTATTTTCCATAGGAGATTGGAATGGAATGGCAGCATCTCCCATTAAATTTGTAGGATTAAATAATTATAAAAATCTAATAGGGGATAAAAGTTTTCTTTTATCCCTAAAGAATATGTTCAAAATGGTTTTTTTCAGTGTGTTATTTCATACACCTATAGCTCTTCTTTTAGCAGTTGCTATAAATACCAAATGTAGAGGTCATCGACTATTTAAGGCTATTTTCTTTGTTCCTACTATTTTCCCACTAACAGCTGTAGGTTTAATGTGGTATTTTATTTTTATGCCCAATGGAGCTTTAAATCTTTTACTAAAATTTTTAGATTTACATAAATATGCTCTTCCATGGCTAATTGATAAAACCACTGCCATGAATACAGTTATTTTTGTAAATATTTGGGCTGGTGTTGGATTTTACATGGTTATTCTACTAGCTGGATTGACCACAATTCCACAAGAACTTTATGAAGCTGCTGAAATTGATGGAGCAAATGAAATACAAAAATTTTTTCTTATTACAATTCCTATGCTAAAACCTATTTTAGGTATTTGTATTGTAATGGATATTATAGGGTCTATTAAAGTTTTTGATCTTATCTTTGCCATGACTGAAGGCGGCCCTAATGGTCTTACAAATTTACCTACAACTCTTTTATACTACGAATCCTTTAGATATGATAATTTTGGTAAGGGTAGTGCCATTGGAGTGGTTTTACTATTTTTAACTTTATCTTTAACTATTTTAAGTAAATATTTAACAAGGGAGAAGGGAGTGAAAAAAGTTGCCTAA
- a CDS encoding ABC transporter substrate-binding protein: MFKKIISKVTLFLITLLLLSCGSKDQEDGKIKIRLLTRMAGTSKTVGIYRDIISQFEEKYPDAIVIDESQGDESSFNNKLKTDLASGTLPNIFRIQGVANLDEYINNGLLLDLKPILDSDSSWSKGFNKGPLNYYTLEGKNGIYGIPMEVGLMGFYYNEELLKKAGIETFPETWDDFLLAIDKLKENNIIPIGLGAKSTYVVGHLHNQIFYRWLGTENAKKLGNRTLSWNDPSVVETLNFIKILNDKEAFSPSAPGISDNIAITQFQTGEAAMVFTGPWNIAAFNDPEKTPVYKNIKFAKFPYFKEKSQYKNDDMQVVSPYMVSGNLQGKEKEYTLALLKMLTSKEAGGKYANDAAFLLPRNDFEIDKTKVNNLFLENIKLASTSANIAVDIFDFDPLPSMQDRTRNSIVGILMGGTPENAGNEIQEEINRKEK, encoded by the coding sequence ATGTTTAAGAAAATTATTTCTAAAGTAACTTTATTCTTAATAACTCTTTTACTTCTTAGTTGTGGCTCAAAAGATCAAGAGGATGGAAAAATCAAGATTCGTTTATTAACTCGTATGGCAGGAACATCTAAAACAGTAGGAATTTATAGGGATATAATATCGCAATTTGAAGAAAAATATCCTGATGCCATTGTTATTGATGAATCTCAAGGGGATGAATCTTCATTTAATAATAAACTAAAAACTGATTTAGCATCTGGTACCTTGCCAAATATTTTCAGAATTCAAGGGGTTGCCAATTTAGATGAATATATTAACAATGGTTTACTTTTAGATTTAAAACCTATTTTAGATAGTGACTCCTCTTGGAGCAAGGGCTTTAATAAAGGTCCTTTAAATTATTATACCCTTGAAGGTAAAAATGGTATCTATGGAATTCCAATGGAAGTAGGTTTAATGGGGTTTTATTACAATGAAGAACTTTTAAAAAAGGCTGGAATTGAAACTTTTCCTGAAACTTGGGATGATTTTTTACTTGCCATTGATAAATTAAAAGAAAATAATATTATTCCCATAGGTCTTGGTGCTAAATCCACCTATGTTGTAGGTCATCTTCATAATCAAATTTTTTATCGGTGGCTTGGGACTGAAAATGCTAAAAAACTGGGTAATAGAACCTTATCTTGGAATGACCCTTCAGTTGTTGAAACTTTAAATTTTATAAAAATTTTAAATGATAAAGAAGCTTTCTCTCCATCAGCTCCTGGAATAAGTGATAATATTGCTATTACTCAATTTCAAACTGGAGAGGCTGCCATGGTTTTCACAGGGCCTTGGAATATAGCTGCCTTCAATGATCCAGAGAAAACTCCAGTTTATAAAAATATAAAATTTGCAAAATTCCCATACTTTAAAGAAAAATCTCAATATAAAAATGATGATATGCAAGTTGTTAGTCCATATATGGTATCTGGAAATTTACAAGGAAAAGAAAAGGAATATACCCTTGCTCTTTTAAAAATGTTAACTTCCAAAGAAGCTGGTGGTAAATATGCCAATGATGCTGCATTTTTACTTCCTAGAAATGATTTTGAAATAGATAAAACCAAAGTAAATAATCTTTTCTTAGAAAATATAAAACTTGCAAGTACATCTGCTAATATAGCTGTAGATATTTTTGACTTTGATCCTTTACCATCTATGCAAGATAGAACAAGAAATTCCATAGTTGGAATATTAATGGGTGGAACTCCTGAAAATGCAGGAAATGAAATTCAAGAAGAAATTAATAGAAAGGAGAAATAA
- a CDS encoding replication initiation protein: protein MFSIMNSKGFLQNYKIKFLKNLNKREKKLLEISNLKKEKNIFTQEEILEKLKLKDFQEIEKFLLDFSKKVIIIEEKKNNLKVQLSILKSYIFLENKIYIFYGEEIRNSFLENNIFNKIGLDKLLIFKEKYAYEFYEFLLREKNKKNEIEISIEKIREILDAKNLYTRFFDLEKKLLIPIVKELKTMGELKFSYEKIKCGNHRGGKILGIKLNFLEFFQENKKNINFKIEREFKSLYEVHGVVSNIINKYNEKYLYNHLLQLKFLLKIYTLKDGEKMVLNDKKYIIEINYKKNKPSKIEVFLKEK, encoded by the coding sequence ATGTTTTCTATTATGAATAGCAAGGGATTTTTACAAAATTATAAGATAAAATTTTTGAAAAATTTAAATAAAAGAGAAAAAAAACTTTTAGAAATTTCTAACTTAAAAAAAGAAAAGAATATATTTACTCAAGAAGAAATATTAGAAAAACTAAAATTAAAAGATTTTCAAGAAATAGAAAAATTTTTATTAGATTTTTCAAAAAAAGTTATAATTATCGAAGAGAAAAAAAATAATTTAAAAGTTCAACTATCTATTTTAAAATCTTATATTTTTTTAGAAAATAAAATCTATATTTTCTATGGAGAGGAAATTAGAAATAGTTTTTTAGAAAATAATATTTTTAACAAAATAGGTTTAGATAAACTTTTAATTTTTAAAGAAAAATATGCCTATGAATTTTATGAATTTTTATTGAGAGAAAAAAACAAAAAAAATGAAATAGAAATTTCCATTGAAAAAATAAGAGAAATTTTAGATGCAAAAAATTTATATACAAGATTTTTTGATTTGGAAAAAAAATTGCTTATTCCAATTGTTAAAGAATTAAAAACGATGGGAGAGTTAAAATTTTCTTATGAAAAAATAAAGTGTGGAAATCATAGGGGGGGAAAGATTTTAGGAATTAAATTAAATTTTCTTGAATTTTTCCAGGAGAATAAAAAGAATATAAATTTTAAAATTGAAAGGGAATTTAAAAGCTTATATGAAGTTCATGGAGTTGTTTCAAATATTATAAATAAATATAATGAAAAATATCTGTATAACCATTTATTACAATTGAAATTTTTATTGAAAATTTATACTTTAAAAGATGGAGAAAAAATGGTTCTAAATGATAAAAAATATATTATAGAAATAAATTATAAAAAGAATAAACCTAGTAAAATTGAAGTTTTCTTAAAGGAAAAGTAG
- a CDS encoding ABC transporter substrate-binding protein, with the protein MKQIIFILLITLNILTFTKEIPQRAISASQFTTEILLSIGAQKQMIGTAFLDDQILPSLKKSYDEIPIISKRAPSKEYFYSLNPDFLTGWKSITTPKYLGPLSELEENGIEVYIPNSQNTNKIEDIYVDILEYGKIFGLEANAQKVVDKMKKDLKDVANDKIKNPPMVFAYDSGVSTPMVVGNSGIGNTIITMAGGNNIFKNLKGGFPLGSWEDIIANNPKYIIVIDYGDQSYESKIKFLKEDSPIKDLDAVKNNRFIKVGLSDMSSGVRVANTIKYLHSYFIQK; encoded by the coding sequence ATGAAACAAATAATATTTATATTATTAATTACTTTAAATATTTTAACTTTTACTAAAGAAATCCCTCAAAGGGCAATTTCAGCTTCACAATTTACAACGGAAATTTTACTTTCCATAGGTGCACAAAAACAAATGATTGGAACAGCATTTTTAGATGATCAAATTCTTCCATCTTTAAAAAAATCCTATGATGAAATTCCTATCATTTCCAAAAGAGCTCCCTCTAAAGAATATTTCTATAGTTTAAATCCAGATTTTTTAACTGGATGGAAATCTATTACCACTCCTAAATATTTAGGACCCTTAAGTGAATTAGAAGAAAATGGAATTGAAGTTTATATTCCTAATTCTCAAAATACAAATAAAATAGAGGATATTTATGTGGATATATTAGAATATGGAAAAATATTTGGTTTAGAAGCCAATGCTCAAAAAGTTGTGGATAAAATGAAAAAGGATTTAAAAGATGTTGCCAATGATAAAATAAAAAATCCACCTATGGTTTTTGCCTATGATTCTGGAGTTTCAACACCTATGGTAGTTGGTAATTCTGGTATAGGAAACACAATTATAACCATGGCTGGTGGAAATAATATTTTTAAAAATTTAAAAGGTGGCTTTCCTCTAGGTAGTTGGGAAGATATTATTGCTAATAATCCTAAATATATAATTGTTATTGATTACGGAGATCAATCCTATGAATCAAAAATTAAATTTTTAAAAGAAGATTCTCCGATTAAAGATTTAGATGCTGTAAAAAATAATAGATTTATAAAAGTAGGGTTATCTGATATGTCTTCAGGAGTTAGAGTAGCTAATACTATTAAATATCTTCATTCATATTTTATTCAAAAGTAG
- a CDS encoding recombinase family protein — protein MKMRIYGYGRISTRNQSLKKQVEALRNYGVKEENIFTDVIIGNTRENSLEKLFEELKRGDILVVRRLDKLGSDMDIVKKRIIFLIKRKVTLKVLENQVFQKYLENLENEDSVYLEKKLEGALEILLLLKEKKNEETRELLNESNPKEKLKVDKKSLEKFKNLYEKYLEKRIRKKDILEKLEINKNGFNLYESYIK, from the coding sequence ATGAAAATGAGAATCTATGGTTATGGAAGAATTAGTACAAGGAATCAAAGCTTGAAAAAACAAGTGGAAGCTCTAAGAAACTATGGAGTAAAAGAGGAAAATATTTTTACAGATGTGATAATTGGAAATACTCGGGAAAATAGTTTGGAAAAACTCTTTGAGGAATTAAAAAGAGGGGATATTCTTGTGGTTAGAAGACTTGATAAACTTGGAAGTGATATGGATATTGTTAAGAAAAGAATAATTTTCTTAATAAAAAGAAAGGTTACTTTAAAAGTTTTAGAAAATCAAGTTTTCCAGAAATATTTAGAAAATTTAGAAAATGAAGATTCTGTTTATTTGGAAAAAAAATTAGAGGGAGCTCTAGAAATTTTATTACTATTAAAAGAGAAGAAAAATGAAGAAACAAGAGAGCTTCTAAATGAAAGTAATCCAAAGGAAAAATTAAAAGTAGATAAAAAATCTTTGGAAAAATTTAAAAATTTATATGAGAAGTATTTAGAGAAAAGAATAAGAAAAAAAGATATTTTAGAAAAATTAGAGATAAATAAAAATGGATTTAATTTATATGAAAGTTATATAAAGTAA